A part of Myxococcus landrumus genomic DNA contains:
- a CDS encoding DUF4388 domain-containing protein, protein MTQRFRIDAGQLVPEDRQSPSPLTGRSGTYALMPTSPDLLVFSRGPCEGGTIAAPRVVLSGDAAGFPLSDLMAFLSQSRWSGIIRVHSPAGERSVTFRDGEVRGASSDDPSDRLGEVLVRLGYVDRAQVEAALRGQPPSKVGRALVEKGLLKAHDLFKCVTHQVSEIFHAIVLCREGSFFLIDQPVDDKTSHSIQLSTQSLLMDSIRKIDEMAHFRKRIPHGRLYVARKRASDGKLEEDEDRVLGLLDGRRTILELGHAARLSEFDITKVVYRLLEGGFASVTDKPLLVPAGPVPTPVGVTAAQPREAAQAAQGRTAASVAPAVDPRPVARVFNFIFREIRDEVAKQGMDREFIAAANAALAGQGLSSSPVLEGLAFQADGSLAEAKLMEAFEQHRAQLGSEPMASFKQALSDVMFFLLFQAGELLESRADEDLARRVKELLATLEGP, encoded by the coding sequence ATGACGCAACGGTTCCGCATCGACGCGGGGCAGCTCGTCCCCGAGGACCGCCAGAGCCCGTCTCCATTGACGGGGCGCTCGGGGACGTACGCGCTGATGCCGACGTCCCCAGACCTGCTGGTCTTCTCACGAGGCCCCTGCGAGGGCGGCACCATCGCCGCGCCGCGCGTGGTGCTCTCTGGCGACGCGGCCGGATTCCCGTTGTCGGACCTGATGGCGTTCCTCAGCCAGTCGCGGTGGAGCGGCATCATCCGCGTGCACTCGCCGGCGGGAGAGCGCTCCGTCACCTTCCGCGACGGAGAGGTGCGGGGTGCGTCGTCGGATGACCCGTCCGACCGGTTGGGCGAGGTGCTGGTTCGCCTGGGCTATGTGGACCGCGCGCAGGTGGAAGCCGCGCTGCGAGGCCAGCCGCCCTCCAAGGTGGGCCGGGCCCTGGTGGAGAAGGGCCTGTTGAAGGCGCACGACCTCTTCAAGTGCGTCACGCATCAGGTGAGCGAAATCTTCCACGCCATCGTGTTGTGCCGGGAGGGGAGCTTCTTCCTCATCGACCAGCCGGTGGACGACAAGACGAGCCACTCCATCCAGCTCTCCACGCAGAGCCTGCTGATGGACAGCATCCGGAAGATTGACGAGATGGCGCACTTCCGGAAGCGCATCCCGCACGGCCGGCTGTACGTGGCGCGCAAGCGGGCCTCGGACGGGAAGCTGGAGGAGGACGAGGACCGGGTGCTGGGGCTGCTGGATGGCCGGCGCACCATCCTGGAGCTGGGCCATGCCGCCCGGCTGTCCGAGTTCGACATCACCAAGGTGGTGTACCGGCTGCTCGAGGGCGGCTTTGCCTCCGTGACGGACAAGCCGCTGCTCGTGCCCGCGGGGCCCGTGCCCACGCCGGTGGGGGTGACGGCTGCGCAGCCTCGTGAGGCGGCCCAGGCCGCGCAGGGGCGGACCGCGGCGAGTGTGGCGCCGGCGGTGGACCCTCGCCCCGTGGCGCGGGTGTTCAACTTCATCTTCCGGGAGATTCGCGACGAGGTGGCCAAGCAGGGGATGGACCGTGAGTTCATCGCCGCCGCCAACGCCGCGCTCGCCGGACAGGGTTTGTCGTCGTCTCCGGTGTTGGAGGGGCTGGCCTTCCAGGCGGATGGGAGCCTGGCCGAGGCGAAGCTGATGGAGGCCTTCGAGCAGCACCGCGCCCAGTTGGGCAGCGAGCCGATGGCCTCCTTCAAGCAGGCGCTGAGCGACGTGATGTTCTTCCTGTTGTTCCAGGCTGGTGAGCTCCTGGAGTCGCGTGCGGACGAGGACCTCGCCCGCCGTGTGAAGGAGCTCCTGGCGACGCTTGAGGGGCCGTGA
- the truD gene encoding tRNA pseudouridine(13) synthase TruD codes for MTTDSDWPRLTADVPGCGGAFKLVPEDFEVEEIPAYLPSGEGEHLYLWLEKRGRDTREVVRALSAALGVSEDDVGVAGMKDRQAVTRQLLSVPARGEPKLGDFALEGVQVLWAKRHGNKLRTGHLRGNRFRLRLRGVRDVGAARETFSRLSASGVPNYFGEQRFGRAGDNADLGRMLVLGQRLPKRPERFQRKLYLSAFQSRIFNRALADRVRAGTLSTALLGDVLRKEETGGLFVCEAPEVDAPRVASFEVSPAGPLFGPKMTAAGGEVAEVEARLLVGEGVTLDDFKRGGGETEGGRRPYRVRLGSPELTPEGEDLWLTFELPRGAYATEVLHELLKDD; via the coding sequence GTGACGACGGATTCAGATTGGCCGCGGTTGACGGCGGATGTGCCGGGTTGTGGTGGTGCCTTCAAGCTGGTCCCCGAGGACTTCGAGGTCGAGGAGATTCCGGCCTACCTGCCGTCAGGGGAGGGCGAGCACCTCTACCTGTGGCTGGAGAAGCGGGGCCGCGACACGCGTGAGGTCGTTCGCGCGCTGTCCGCCGCGCTCGGTGTGTCCGAGGACGATGTGGGCGTCGCGGGCATGAAGGACCGGCAGGCCGTCACGCGTCAGCTCCTGTCCGTGCCCGCGCGCGGCGAGCCGAAGCTGGGCGACTTCGCGCTGGAGGGCGTGCAGGTGCTGTGGGCCAAGCGGCACGGCAACAAGCTGCGGACGGGCCACCTGCGCGGCAATCGTTTCCGGCTGCGCCTGCGCGGTGTGCGCGACGTGGGCGCCGCGCGCGAGACGTTCTCCCGACTGTCCGCGAGCGGAGTCCCCAACTACTTCGGTGAGCAGCGCTTCGGCCGCGCGGGAGACAACGCGGACCTGGGACGGATGCTGGTGCTGGGGCAGCGGCTGCCGAAGCGGCCGGAGCGCTTCCAGCGCAAGCTGTACCTCTCCGCCTTCCAGTCGCGCATCTTCAACCGTGCCCTCGCGGACCGGGTGCGCGCGGGCACGCTGTCCACGGCGCTCCTGGGCGACGTGCTGCGCAAGGAAGAGACGGGCGGCCTGTTCGTGTGCGAGGCGCCGGAGGTCGATGCGCCTCGCGTGGCTTCCTTCGAGGTGAGCCCCGCGGGGCCGCTGTTCGGTCCCAAGATGACGGCGGCCGGGGGCGAGGTGGCCGAGGTCGAGGCCCGGCTGCTCGTGGGCGAGGGCGTCACCCTGGACGACTTCAAGCGGGGCGGCGGCGAGACGGAAGGGGGGCGCAGGCCCTACCGCGTGCGCCTGGGTTCACCCGAGCTGACGCCGGAGGGCGAGGACCTGTGGCTCACCTTTGAGTTGCCTCGGGGTGCGTACGCCACCGAGGTCCTCCACGAGCTGCTCAAGGACGACTGA